The Tripterygium wilfordii isolate XIE 37 chromosome 1, ASM1340144v1, whole genome shotgun sequence sequence TAGCTGATGAATTCTCTGCTGAGCTTGCCGAAGGCGTTGCTTATGTTGCCGGTCATGATGAAGATTCCAGGCCTGTTTTGGTAATTTTAAATCCACAGTCTCTCAGTCTCTTCCCTTGGAATGAAATCAACTGAAgtattcttcttattttttcatttgttaCAACAGATTTTCAGAATCAAACAAGATTATCAGAAGTTTCATTCACAGAAACTGTGAGTAATCCCCAGAGCATTTAGATATACTGGtgtgcctatatatatatatatgtatgtatatgttgaaGTGATTCCTGTTTTTTTAACCTTTTCAGTTTCACTCGGTTGTTGGTATTTACATTGGAGGTGGCCGTTGGAACAATGGCAAAGAGCACAGAACAGTTGGTTCTTCTCTTTGATGCAAGTAAGTCCACTTCTACTATTACTAAGAAATGACCATAAAGTCTTAGAAACAACATACCATATATTCAAATTAAGGGTGCTTTTTGGATTTTAATTTACTCTAAGCAGTAAGCACGCATGGGGAATAAAAGGAGGCGTAATAAATAAGAGAACAACGTACAGGCACGCAGCTGTCGGAGCCCCGGCTGTTACTGAGATATTCTTCAGACAATGTCTGAACTGCCCCCTTTTGTTGCACATCATTGGTTTAAAGTCTAGGGGTATTATTGGGAATTGGAGTACCTTTACAGCCTTTAATTCCCTCCTAGAATTGGTCAACTTCACTGTCACTTTGCTAGTTTGCTTAAATTATTTGATCCTTTTCCACAAGAACACATGGATTCTCCTTTTTTctgctgttttttttcttcccattaTTACCATATCTAGGACTTTTTTGATTTAATTAGTGGTTCATAATGCAGGCCTTTTCAGATCAGCTTCGGCTTTTATCAATCTACTCCTCCCAGCATTGAAAATTATGGCAGAATATTACCCTGGACGGCTTTACAAGGCTTTTGTTATTGATCCTCCCTCACTCTTCTCTTATATCTGGAAGGTAATTTAATCATAATTTTACATGCAATTCAAGATGTGACCGCATTTGGGTCAGAGGAGGGTTTTTGTAGTAAAAGTCATTATAATGATTATCCTAGATAGACAATatgtttatcaaattcaaaaagttGTGTGGATCTCACACTAAATGTATGTGATTAAAACGAGGATTGTGCACGGTCGGttatcaatcttttttttttccaattttttgatataaatttatttaacCTTATCGGTTTTTTGGGTTGTCGATTATCGGTTTATTTTTTCAATCAGTTCTTTAAATGAATatgtacactttttttttgaaaaataaccgaTTGATCTGTCCAAATATCATTTGGTTTGATTATGATTGGTAATTTTGGTAATCAAAACTGCAATCACTTCCACTAGAAGACCCTTAACCCCATTTGGGTTCGTAAATTGGATATGATCATTGTGCCATAAATGGCATCATTGTGTGCCAAACATTTTTTGTTcatcttgtttgtttgtttctgaTATGAACAAGTAGTGCAGACAAAAAGCTGGTTCAACAGTGTTGACGGACATTATATTAATGGTTCTTCTGTGTTGGTGGTTGTAGGGTGTTCGTCCGTTTGTTGAGCTATCAACGGTGACGATGGTGGTATCGTCACTTGATTATGAAGAATCACTGGATTTCGATGACTTCTCGTCTTACCCGCGAGCCTCGTCCCTCCGATTCGATCATTCTTCGATTAAGTCAACGGCCAAGGTTGGTTCATGCGCATCCTCACGTTTCTCCTTCACTGTTTCGCACCACTTTGACTCCGTCAAACCATGGTACCTCACGTTGACGGACACGTCGACAAGTCCTTCTCCAATGGGACCCGCACGTATTTCCCCACTCAACGCCAGGTCTTTCTCATTCGCATCACCAGCAGCCAGAACGCCACGTGGAAACATCGACGGTGGAAGTACACACTCTCGGCTTGCAAGGAAGACACTGTTCCCTTCCACACCATTGCCTCAGCGGAGCAACGGAGTTGATGCAATCAAACCACCTCCCCCGCGGACCCCACGGCCGTCCTTCCTCCAATCACCGGCCATGTTTTTCAAAAAGGAGTGCCACGTCAGCAGGACCGAGAAGTCTCGCGAGTCGTTCGTTCCGTTTTTGAAATTCTACAGGAAGCCGTACGATGAGATGATTTACAGGTCAAAGATGCGGCCCCCACTTGGTGGACTTATCTCCATCGTCTCTCAGCAAATCAGGCGTCGCCACGTTTCCGTATCGCAACGGTTCTAAAGAATCACCCCCCAGCTAAAACCGAAGTACATAGGACTccaattattgttattattattattacaagtTACAACGTTAACTACTCGTCAATCAAAGACATTTTGTtggtaataataaattaaattatttattaatatctccaaatcaaatttaTGGTGCATATTAATGGTGGAGAGTACGTGCGAGGTGGGATGTGAAAGGGTGTGCAGCAATGTCTGATCTTGAGCTCTGTTTCCATGGGAGGAAGATAGCGTGGTCGAAACGGCGAACATGGTTTCATtgtaaagaagaaaaccaaaGCGTTGAAAAATCTATGTTTCAATTAGAAGTTgggtttgttttttgttttttaatataattattttgggTCTTTGAAGTTTTTTGGTATCGGAGAATAATCTAAGGCTCTGTTTATATTGTTGGACTTCTGTTTATAATAtgataaattttgaaacttTTGTATTGTTGTAGTTGTATTTAGCTTGGATGATGGATTTTTAAATTGTGTTGGTTTCAACGATGGCAGTGTTTGGTAGGAATATGTGTCGTAGTGTTTTGTTGTTTGAGAAGTCAAAACTACTCAAAACCAGAGTTTCTTCTTCGAGTGGGTGTGTTTATTTATAAGATTGGGGCAGACTGTTATTGTTAAAAGATTAGTCCAgcattaataatttttaaataaataattaattatcaatGATTTTCTGTAGATATATCAGTTGATTAGACTAGGGCCTAGGAGTGATTATTTTGCATCTGGACAGTAGAAAACGTAAGCTTTGTGTTGGGAAGGAAACTACTATGGagaataaacaaaaattttaaaaaaatcgaaATCAAGACACAAAGATTTAGATTTACAGGGTTCGATCAATTGTGTCTACGTTGACAGAGTCGCAAAGAATTTTTTCACCACTACTCAGAGAGAGTACAACTTGTCGACTATAGGGTTACAAACCACATGCAAACCTCCCAAAAATTGACTTTCGGATCCGCAATAATCTACTCGGGTCGAGTTGTCATGCACAAAAGAACATGCTCCATACAAAATCCCAACACTTTGGAATCCCCGAGGTGTATCTCATGGGGCATTCCGATGCTCAAATCATCTTGGTAAACAATATGATTATTGAGATTGCTCGATGCTTAGAGTTCTCTCTTTAGTTAGTAGTTATTAGTGTTAATGTGAGATAGATTTACGTGCATGAAAatgtttttaatataaattttgaattattaATTGTTCTTAATTGGGGGCGAGATTTTTGGACATCTGCTATAGATTTTTCTTTATACAATGACTACTCTTCGGTACTCCCGTTTAtattagagagagaggagagggcgTTGGGAATTGAAATTCTGTAAGCTCAAACGTGGAGCATTGTCGTATACCTAGTGTCGTTGAGGCATCAAGGTTTTTGTGAAGTAATGATGACGTTGGAGAATTTGGAGTCTCTTATGTTTGGACTCTGTTTGTTTCTATTCACTGCCCAGATGTGTTAGATTTCAATGGTCCCAGAGTTCGAAGTGCACAGGCACTGTCACTTCTTGGAgtattttctttgttgtttgtgAATGTGGGCTTCAATGTGGACAAATTAAGGCAGAGTTTGCACTGCCAACGCTGCCACTGTTTATGGGTTTCAATGTGTCTATTCCTTTCGTTTTTTTCCCCAGCACAGTGAGGAAGTAAATAGTAATCCCTGCACCAGATGTTTACATGAATAGTGTCTCTCTctcatttattgatttttggcTCAGTGATATGATGTTGAAGTGGAAGATTCATGTGATCTTGACTGACAtggacatcatcatcatcatcctctgcATAAATGGTACAATGATTTGATACATGTGCATTGatcaaataaattgaaaataaaactgAACAAAGAGTCTAGCTGCAACTTATCTATCATCTTTCGGTTTCGCACCGAGTTTTGAATCGATTTTGAGTTTCGATCCAACTTATCTTAGTACACGCGACCTGAATTTTGGCCCAACTTGCTGTCAAAAGACGAGCAGGCCCAATTGGCTGTCAAAAGACGAGCTGGATGGTGCCATTTCAACCTAAGTCCAGCCCAGCTAGCAAAGTAGATACACCCCTCTACCCACCAAAAAACGAACAATCTGCATAACAAGTTGCAGAACTGCAGAATGCTGTTAACATTTACACCACAGAACATATGTCATATTGAAGCAAACTTTGAAACTTGGAAACTTAACATCATACTTACTACTATTTTCAGagttcttacaagtccaactgtCCTGGATCATCAACTCCACTCTATATCTTCTTTGGTAATGACACCAAGTCCAGCCTGTTACCATAAGCTGTATGTAGCGCTTCATCACACCAACCATTGCCATCATCAACTGTTGGCATCCTGACTTCCATGAACGGAAAGAATGGTTCCTTAGCACCTGGCAAGGTTGCCCCGGCAAAAACTCTCAGCACGTTTGTGGCATCAATGTCCATGCCAACAGTTATCTCCGGTACTCCTTTAGGTGCTGGAGGAATTCCAATGATCTTGAAATACCCCAATAGATAATTCTCTTCTATCTTCGCTCCTCCTTCATAGACGAGAACCAGGGCCTCGTTTTGGTTATCACGAGCAGTTGTGAAGTGAAGTTCTTTCCTTGCCGGCATTGTTGTATTTTTTGGTATGATGGGTATAAACTTGTTTCCATCAGCTCGGATTCCAATTGCAAGCGGTGTTGCTTGAATTGTCAGCAGGTCTAATTTACCAAACGGATCACTGACACCTGAAGCCACTGCTCCTTCTAAGGCTGCACCAGAAACAGCAGCTTCCAATGGATTCATGTCTTTGTAGAATGCCTCTTTTTTGCATATACCCTGGACAATATTTCTTATCTTTGGAATCTTTGAGCACCCACCAACGAGGATTACATCTGCGATATCTTGTACATCAACCTTTGCATCGTGCAAGCACTGTACAATGAGAATCTCGCATTGTTGAAACACCTTCTCGTTTACTACCTCAAATTCCTCCCTATCGACAACCTTATCGACAACCTTACATGTTTCAGTTCCACTTACTATGTCGACATCAACCTGAACACTATTCTGAAACGAGAGTGTGTTGATTGCATCTTGAGTTGCAACTCGCAGCTTTGCCATTGATTTGATATCATCAACTCCATGTCTCATTAACATAATCTCCGATTCTGGAAAAAGATACCGCATCATATTCTGAAGCAAGTCTTCTCCTCCGATAGCACTTCCTGCTAAAGCTTTTATTTGTGAGACTCCTCCAGCTGTAGCACTGACGGCTACATCACAGTAACCAGCACCCATGTTAAAGATGAGTGCAATCTTTTCACTTCCGCTACCCATAGAGTCTTGAGCAGTCTGTTGCTGCTGTTGGGCATATAGCAGTGC is a genomic window containing:
- the LOC120001682 gene encoding phosphatidylinositol/phosphatidylcholine transfer protein SFH6, giving the protein MGKKERQQKGNERVEAVLHLLQKQAPLSVKQEKYCNYGCVERFLRSKGDNVKKAAKQLRACLSWRESIGIENLIADEFSAELAEGVAYVAGHDEDSRPVLIFRIKQDYQKFHSQKLFTRLLVFTLEVAVGTMAKSTEQLVLLFDASLFRSASAFINLLLPALKIMAEYYPGRLYKAFVIDPPSLFSYIWKGVRPFVELSTVTMVVSSLDYEESLDFDDFSSYPRASSLRFDHSSIKSTAKVGSCASSRFSFTVSHHFDSVKPWYLTLTDTSTSPSPMGPARISPLNARSFSFASPAARTPRGNIDGGSTHSRLARKTLFPSTPLPQRSNGVDAIKPPPPRTPRPSFLQSPAMFFKKECHVSRTEKSRESFVPFLKFYRKPYDEMIYRSKMRPPLGGLISIVSQQIRRRHVSVSQRF
- the LOC120000922 gene encoding heat shock 70 kDa protein 8 translates to MAQPAYTVTSDSENTGEEKSSVAFPDIAIGIDIGTSQCRVAVWNGSQVELLKNARNLKMMQSYVTFKDDLSSGGVSNQLSHELDMFSGSVIFNMKRLIGRVDTDPVVHASKSLPFLVQTLNIGVRPIIAALVRNAWRSTTPEEVLAIYLVELRVMVEGQLKRPIRNVVLTTPVSFNRFQLTRIERACAMAGLHVLRLMPEPTAVALLYAQQQQQTAQDSMGSGSEKIALIFNMGAGYCDVAVSATAGGVSQIKALAGSAIGGEDLLQNMMRYLFPESEIMLMRHGVDDIKSMAKLRVATQDAINTLSFQNSVQVDVDIVSGTETCKVVDKVVDREEFEVVNEKVFQQCEILIVQCLHDAKVDVQDIADVILVGGCSKIPKIRNIVQGICKKEAFYKDMNPLEAAVSGAALEGAVASGVSDPFGKLDLLTIQATPLAIGIRADGNKFIPIIPKNTTMPARKELHFTTARDNQNEALVLVYEGGAKIEENYLLGYFKIIGIPPAPKGVPEITVGMDIDATNVLRVFAGATLPGAKEPFFPFMEVRMPTVDDGNGWCDEALHTAYGNRLDLVSLPKKI